The nucleotide sequence GTATTATTGAGGGAATTTTCGAGGCTTTCGACGGCGTCTTCGGGATGAATGAAAAAATCCCCCGATATTTTGATCGCTGTGACGCGCCCGGCGTCCAGGATAAATCGAACGCGCACGAGCTTCTCGCCCGGCGCCTTCACGATACCCGCCATCAGGCGCGGCATTCCGCCATCTCGCCGGCGTGATATGAACTGCGCACCAGGGGGCCGCATTGCACCGATTCGAACCCAAGCGATTGGGCCATGGCCCGGATATCGTCGAATTCCGCGGCAGTGTAGTAGCGGCCCACCGGATATCCCTCCCTGCGCGATCTCAGGTATTGCCCTGCCGTTATCATCGCGCATCCCGCGCTCCTGAGATCCCTCATCGTATCAAATACGTCGAGCCTGCTTTCGCCGAATCCCACCATGAGCCCGGACTTCGCGGGTATGCCCGATTTCGCGACTCGCTCGATCAATCGCAGGGAGTGCCGGTAATCGCCCTGGGGGCGCAGCTCTCCAAAAAGGGGGCGTACCACCTCGATATTATGATTTATGACGTCGGGCCTGCTTCGCATCACGGTGTCGAGCGCATCGGCACCCGACCCCATGAAGTCCGGGATGAGAACCTCGACCCGGCATCCGGGACTTCGCTCCCTGACGGCGCTCACCGTGCGCGCGAAGATTCCCGCACCCCCGTCCGCAAGATCGTCGCGGGTCACCGAGGTGATCACGGCGTAGGTGAGTTTCATTTTCTCAATCGCGCGCGCGACACGTAACGGTTCGTCGGGGTCCGGGGGTGCGGGTGCGCCCGTGGAGACGGCGCAGTACCGGCAATTACGGGTACAGGTCGGACCCATGATGAGGAAGGTGGCCGTCCCGCGGCACATGCAGTCGCCGATATTGGGACAGCGCGCCTCCATGCACACCGTGTGGAGATTCTCTTCTTTAATGACGCGCTTGATGCGGGTGTACTCTTCCCCCCCCGGGATACTGATCGCATACTCCGGCGGGATGGAGCGCCCTACTTTTCCCATGCCAGCACCGGCTTGCGGGCCGCCAGCACGGCGTCGACCCTGCGTATCGGCGTGGTGTGCGGCGCGGTCTTGACCTTCTCCGGGTCCCGCTCGGCCTCTTCCTTTATTGCTTTCATCGCGACCGCGAAGTCATCGAGCGTTTCCTTGCATTCGGATTCCGTGGGCTCGATCATGATCGCGCCCGGTATGAGCAGGGGAAAATAGACCGTGGGCGAATGAAAGCCGTAGTCCAGGATCCGTTTCGCGATATCGTTCGTGGTGACCCCATTGGGCATCCCCTTGTCGCTCAGCACGAACTCGTGCTTGCAGATGCGGTCGACGGGAAGATGGTAATCCTTTTTCAGCAGCGCCATGAGGTAATTCGCGTTCAGCACCGCCTGGTCGCTCAGTCCCTTGACGCCCTGGGCGCCCAGCATGCGGATGTAGACGAAGGCGCGTACCAGGATGAGGAAGTTCCCATAAAATGAATGTATCCGGCCGATCGTCAGGGGGCGTTCGCTGTCGAGGACGTATCGGTCCCCCCGCTTCTCCACCACCGGCACGGGAAGAAACTGCTCCAGGGACGCGACCACGCCCAGGGGTCCGGAACCGGGCCCGCCACCGCCGTGGGGCGTGGAAAACGTCTTGTGTAAATTTACATGCATGAGGTCGAAGCCCATGTCCGCGACGCGCGCGCGTCCCATGATCGCGTTCAGGTTCGCCCCGTCGCAGTAAAAAAGCGCGCCCCGCGCGTGCAGCATGTCGGCAATCACATGAATGTTGCGGTCGAAAAGCCCGAGCGTGTTGGGGCTGGTGAGCATCATCGCCGCCACGCGCTCGTCCAGCACTCCCTTGAGCGCTTCGATGTCGACGTCGCCCTCGGGCGTGGACGGCACCTCTTTCACCTTGAAACCGCACATCGCGACCGAGGCGGGATTCGTGCCGTGCGCGGAATCGGGAATGAGGATGACGTCGCGCCGTTCCCCGCGCGTTTGAAAATGCTTTTTGATCACCATCACGCCGGTGAGCTCGCCGTGCGCCCCCGCGGCCTGCTGAAGCGTGAAGCGGTTCATGCCGGTGATCGCGCACAGGTAGCCCGCGAGATCGTGCATGAGGCGCAGGGCGCCCTGGGCCATTTCTGGCGGGGCGAGCGGGTGAAGCATCGTGAAGCCGTCCCGCATGGCGAGGCGCTCGTTGATCTTGGGGTTGTATTTCATCGTGCAGCTGCCGAGCGGGTACATGCCCCCGTCCACCGAAAAGTTCATCTTCGATAGCGCGGTGTAGTGCCGCACCACGTCTATCTCGCTTACGTCGGGGAGGCGCGGGTCCTCGCCCAGGAGCTCCCCTGGAATGGGGTCTCCCCCGGGAATATCGGGCACCGAGATTTTGAACGAATTCCTGCCCGGTGCGGATTTTTCAAATATTGTCGCCATTCTTACCTTATATCCCCTTCGATATCGCGGGCTGCAGCCTGTCGGATGTCCCGTACGGATCCTTGATCTCATGGCCGGGCTGGAAATTCAAGTGTTTACTTCCCCTGTTGTTGAGATATTTCGGCAGCTCGAGCTGCACGACCTCGGGGACCTGCACCCCCGCCTGCATGAGGGCCTCCCGGAGCAGCGCCTCCGCGCGCATCGAGAAGGCGATTGCGTCGCCGAGTATCCTTCCGGCCTCCGTCGGATTATGGAATCCTATGGAGTTTTCGGCGCCTATGAAAATGCCCCTGAGCAGCGCCTCCTCGTAGAATTCTTTCGCCTTCGCGTACAAGGCCTGATCGATCGCCTTGCCGGCCGCCTGCTGCGCGTGGACCATTTCAAAAAGTTTGGCCGTTCCCGCCGCCGCGTAGCCGGCCCTGTTCAGCAGCGATACGATGCGGTCCTGGATCGCGAACACCGAATCGCGCAGCCGGTCCTTCGATTGCGGATGACAGTTGGCGCACGCCCGCAGGTCGTCCTTGATGGGGCTCATGATATTGTGATCGGATATCTTGAAGCCGCCTTCACGCCTGTACGGCATGTGGCAGTCGGCGCAGGCGAGTCCCGCCTTGAAATGCGTGCTCTGCATGGTGAAAAATTCGAATTCGGGGTGTCTGATAAACGGCAGCTTGAAGCCGGTCGTCGCCTGTTTCCACTCCCGGTTCGCGGGACTGGAGAGAAGAACCTTGATGATATTCTCCACCGATATGTTTCCCCACGTGCTGCCGGCCCAGGGAAACACCACGTCGCTCGAGACGCCCTTGTCGTCCTTGGGAATGAAATAGGTCACGTGACACTGCGCGCACACGACCGAGCGCATTTCCTGGCGGGCGAACTCGTCCTTCCCGAGCGCTTTAAGTCCGCCCTTGACGGTCCAGCGGCCCACCTTGAGGTCCATGTTCCTGTTGTCGTGGCAGTCGATGCACGAGACCCCCATATCCTGGTGCTCTTTGGGAATCTTCGCCACCGCGTCCGCGTAACTCAGCTTGAAGAGCTCCTTGCCCATTTCCTCGTAGAACTTGTTCGCATAGGGGCTCTTGCACGCCAGGCACGCGCCGCCTGCCTTCGTCCGCGACTGGTCGATTTCCCTCTGGTCTATCATCATGTAATAATGGCCGCGCGGCTCGTTGTATTCAATGCCGAACCCGAACCCGTTGAACAGGAGCGCCATGAAGGGGAACTCGGAAAGCTTGTCCCACACGATCTTGTCGGTGTCCCATCCCCGCTTGTACCTGCTCCTCGCCTTCTCGCGGGGCTCTTTCGTTTTCAGCCATGACTTGTACTCGAGGGGGTACACCTCTCCCCATTTCTCCGGGCGCATCTCGTTGTCGGGGATTCCACCCACAAGCACGGGATAGGGTTTGGATGGCGCACAGCCGTCGAACAGGATCACGAAAGAGAACAGGAACACCACGCATGCGGCACCGCCATATATGAGGTACTTCCTGTTGATGGTTTTAATCCAGTCCAGATTCATGGTAATCCCCCCGTGTAACTAGAATTTTCACGAAAGATTGAGCGTTGATTAGAATTCGTTTATTCTATTGTGGTAAAAACTGCGATGACAATCCCAGCAGCGCATTGCGTCGGCGTTGATACGGGACACCATCTCCTCGTGGCAGCGCACGCAATTCGCCTGGATTGTTTTTTTGCCGTGCACCGTGATATGTATCATCTCGGGCACTATCCCCGTGTAGAAATAGACGACGTCCTTCATCCCGTCCAGTCCCTTCCACACGTAATGGTTCAGAAAACTGTCGTTGGGCAGGTGGCAGTCGACGCAGCGTATCATTGTATGTTTCCCGGTGTAAAACCAGTCCTCGTAGCGGGGAAGCATCACATGGCAGCTCGCGCAATATTCGGTCGTGGAGGTTTTCTTCATGACGGCGGGAAGCGCTGCCGCGACGAGGAGCACGGCGAACAGCGTTCCCCCCAGGTATATCCTCGTTTTCCTGTCGGCAAGATTCATGCGGACCTCCCCGCGAGATGAATGGTGTTAAGAAAAAGGAATTACTCATTAAAGTAATTCCTTTTTCTCGTTTTCGCCAGTCTTTTTTTCGCCCCGGCCCGGGATTTATTACGGTCGCCTGGTCACGAGCCTTTAATCATTATCAGCATCATCTTGAAGGGCGCCACCGCCTCCAGGGCATGCGGTTTTCCCGCGGGCATGAGGATGAACTCTCCTTCCCGCACGGTGTAGGGTGTGCCCTCGATGGTAATTTTCGCGCTGCCGTCCAGGACATGGACCACCGCATCGAACGGTGCGGTATGTTCGCTCAGCTTTTCTCCCTTGTCGAACGCGAACAGGGTGAGCGTACCGCTCTGCTTGTTAATGATGGTCTTGCTGACCACCGATCCGTCCTGGTAATTCACCAGTTCGCGTACTGCCAGGCCTTCGCGTGTAAATTCGTGGCTTTCCATTGGTATCCTCTATTAAAATATTTCAGCGCTGTTTTTCAGAATAGCTGAGAAGGCGCTGTTCGCCGGTAAGACTTTTTTTGTCCGTCAGGTCCTGGGTGAACTCCAGGGTTCCCAGGTACCCTCCGCTCGTGTCGCGAAGCGCAACGTACTCGATATGGATGAATCGCTCCTTCATGGTGATCCAGAACGCCGCGCTCGATTCCTTCCCGTCCCTGAAGTCCGAGAGTATTTTTTCCACCATGTGCACACTTTTGGGCGGATGGCAGTGCTGCACCTTGCGTCCCAGGACGGCGCGGTTTCGCTCGAAGATGCGGTCCTTTCCCTGGGAGAAGTAGCGGACGGTATCGTCCTTGTCCACGAAGGTGACGTCGGCGGGCAGAGCGTCCAGGATCGCGGCGACCTCGATCGCCGAGAGCGATCCCGTCGGAAGGTTGAATCGGCCCCCCGACTCCTTTGCCGTCGTCGCCTCTCCAAGGTTTGCCGGGATCCACGACTCCTTTGGATCGACCAGGCAGAAGCCGATATCGCGGCTCTGTTGCGCGATGTCATACCATTCCGGGTCGGTCAGGGTATCCAGGCTCATGGGGAAGAGTATCTGGTCCTCCTTCCCGGTCATGTCCTGGACGGCATCGGATGCCTTTTTAAGCACGGGAAGCGCGCGGTGCAGCCTGACGATATCACCCCCCACGCCGTTCAGCGCGGAAAGCGCTTCTTTTAAAAATACGCGCGTCTCGTCATGCTTGGCCCACATTACCGTGGGAGGTGCGGTGATCCCGTGCTTTTCAAGGTAGGGGAAAAGGAGATACTCCTTCCTGCGATAGTGCTTGTCCACGTCCATGAGCCTGTTCATCCTGTCGCGCATCTCGAGCACGAGCGTCGTCGTGTCGCCCTGCAGAAGGCCGGCCGCTTTTTCCATGAGCTTCTCGAGTCCCAGTAGCTCCCCGTTCAGGGCGTTGTTTTCCAGCTTGAACGTATGTACGGGATGTCCTTCCGGCGCGATCCTGGCCCCCGACTGGTCGATGGCCCCCTTAAGCGCTGCCGTATGCACGTCGCACAGCTTGATGACCTCTTCCCGGGGAAGCCCCTCGGCGATCAATTCCTGTTCCGCGTGCACGACGTCGTCGTAGGGAATAGATCCCAGGACCCGGACGAGCTCCTCCCTGACATCCTCCGCACCGTGCCCCGCATGAAGCTTGCGAATGAGGCCCTTGAGCGTTTCCCTGCGCTGTTTCGATTCCTGGGTGTTCTCTCCCATTTGACTCCTCCCGGTTCAACTGAAGTATTTAAACATGAGATCCACACGTCCATGCCTGATCATGTACATGCCTGAAAATTTCATCACCGCGCGTATCCTGTCCCGGTACGCGGGCAGGTAACAGTGCGTCGCACACTTCTTGCACGAAGGCTTGGGATCATGGGGGCAGATAATCCTCTTGCTTACCGCGTGCGCCAGCAGACGCGCGCAGTCGTCGCACAGGTTCAGCGACAAGCTGTTCACCTGTGCGCCCACGGTCCCCTGGAAAATGCGCGCCTGCTTTTCGTCCGTGGGATGCAGGTTTTCGCAGTAGATGCCCACGAAATGCGCGAGTACCCGGCAGTCTTTTCGGGTTTTTTCATCCGACCCGGCATTCGTCGTCATCACGCCTCCCCTGCCCGGTCGGGAACCGAATAATGCGCGCACCCGTAGCTGAACTCCTCGTCCGAGATCGCGTTTCCCGTGAGCCCGCACAGATGCGGTTTCGCCGAGGCGGCGTAGGCGTCTATCCTGAAATTGCCGCATGCAAGGCACATTCTTGCCACGCGAATCACGCCGTCTTCGAAGAGCGCCTTGATGAGGCCCATGAGCATGCGCGAAAGTTCTTCCTTCCGCGGTGCGTCCAGCTCCGCGATGTGCCGGTACAGCGCGTCCTGCCAACCGGTAAGACGGGCCGCGATCCGCTTCCCGGCGGACGTCAGTGAAAGCGTGACCGTTCTGTGGTCCTCATCATCCCTCGATTTCGCGACAAGCCCCTTGGCCTCGAGCGCGCTCACCGCGTCGCTCACGGTGGCCTTGGTAAGATCGAATTCCCGGGCCAGCACGGTCACCCTGCGAAGCGCGGCCGGGTACTGCTGAATGAACTGGATGAATTGTATCTGGATGGGGCTCAGGTTTTCGTTCTTCGCCGCGTCCCACAGTAAAATCCGCTGCACCTGGCTCAGCTTGTCCAGCGCGGCGACTATTTTGAAATCCGCGTCCCTGATGTCACGGCTCATCGGCTATTCTCCTGTCCTGCGATCCGGGACGTCCGCGGTCAAGGGCGCTTTTAAGCGCGCGGTAAACCTCGCTTCCCACACAATCCTCGGCGTACCGGCACCACTGTATGCAGCTCTTCAGATCATTGTACACCGCCCGGCCGCACGCGGGACAGCGCGACTCGACCTCGTCCGAGAATATCTCGATCGCGCACCCGCACTGCGGGCAGATTTTGTTCCCCGCTATCTCAGGCGTGCGTATTTTCCCCGCGCCCGGACACTTCGCATGCATGAGGGCACCCCCTACATGATCTCCCCGCGAATCGATATCGTGTAATCCTTGATGACGATATTTTTCCCCGCCTTCGCGAGCGCGGCGCTCACCACGCGCTCCACGCCGAAGCAGCAGGGAACCTCCATGTGCACCAATGTAATCGAGGAAATATCCTGTGTCGAGAATATCTCCGCCAGTTTCTCGACGTATTCGTCCATCCCGTCATCGAGCTTGGGACAGAAAATCGCGAGCACCCTGTTTTTCAGGAAGCGCTGGTGGAAATTCGGATAGGTGAACGGGACGCAGTCGGCGGCGATCACCATGTCGGCGTTCTTTAAAAACGGCGCGCGCGGATTGAGCAGGTGCAACTGTACCGGCCACTGCCTGAGCTCCGTTTCCATTGCCACCTGCGCCTGGGGAGATGGGGACGCAGCGTGCGCGTCCCTGAAATCCATCGTTCGCGAGCCCGGGCATCCTCCGCCCGCGTGCGAGGCATGGGCATGTACCGCTGCAACGGCTACTGGTTTCGGTGCTGCCGGTGTGGAGGGTTCCGGGTAATTATTTTCCTTTAAAAACTGCACTGCCTCATTATAATACCCGGTCTCGCCGTGTTCCTTCAGGTGATGCAGGTGCGCCCTGACGGTGTTGTCGCCCTGCCTGATAATGTTTTCCATGACCAGGCGCTCGTTGTAGGGCTCGGCCTCGCGCTCCTCGATCACGATCGCGCCTTCCGGGCACTCGCCGATACATGCCCCCAGCCCGTCGCAGAAAAGGTCGCTCACCAGGCGCGCCTTGCCGTCGATTATCTGCAGCGCCCCCTCGGGACAACCCGGTACGCAGTTCCCGCACCCGTTGCATTTTTCTTCATCGATAAAAATTATGCTCCGTTTCATTTCCGCCTCACATTATCGTTAGGATTCCTAACCATTATCGGTACCGTCTGTTTTTGTCAACAGAATTTTTGCGGCTATAATAATTTTTCGGGGAGAGAACGCTCAATCGGCAGGCTCCGGGGGTCCGATATCACCCGCGGCGGACGTCACAGTATCGTTTTCCATGAATCCTTTCCCCATGACCATGCGAGGCGCGCGTGCCGGGAGAATAAATTCCATTTTTTGGAAATCCGTTTCGGTTAGAATTTGACAAATTCCCCCGTGTACTGATAGACATGTTCAAAATCATTGCGCAATAATCGTATCCGCTCCCACGAGCCTTACACATCTCACTAGGAGGATCCTTAATGTCGAACGAGAACAAACTCTTCGGTTTGGCTGCCGAAGGCGGCCGATGGATATTCGTCATTCTCTGCCTTGTCATGTACCTCTGTCTCGGAAGCGTCTATTCCTACAGCGTGTTTCTTCCCGAAATCAAGAAGATGCCGGACGTTACCGCGTTCCTGGGCAACCTACCCTTCATGATTTTCCTCGCCTTCTTTTCCATCATGATGTTTTTCGGCGGAAGGCTCATGGAAAAGCTGGGCCCCAAAAAGCTCGCCCTTATCGGAGGCGTAATTGTCGGCCTTGGATGGGCGCTTTCGTACGTATCCGTCCAGATGCAGAGCATCTACATGCTCATCCTCACCTATGGTGTGGTCGCCGGCAGCGGCGTGGGTCTTACGTATGGCGCCCCTGTCGCGATTGCCGCCAAGTGGTTCCCCGACAAGAAAGGCCTTGCGGTCGGCCTCATGCTCGCGGGTTTCGGCGGATCGGCGCTCATTACCGCCAACCTGGCGCAGGTACTTATCCCCTCCGTGGGACTCGGCATGACCTTCCTGTATTTCGGCATAGCCTTTGCGATAATCCTCGTCATCCTCGCGCTCCCGCTCAGCGTTCCCGTCGCGGGATGGAAACCCGCCGGCTGGAATCCCCCCGCGGGCGCCGCTTCATCGATCGACTTCGATTCAGGCGAAATGACGAAGACGAGCTCCTTCTGGGGCCTGTTCCTGTGCTACCTGTTCGGCTGCATCGCGGGCCTCATGGCGATCGGCGTATCCAAGTCGGTCGGCAACGAGATGATCAAGATCGACGGCGCTACCGGATCCATGCTCGTCGGTATATTCGCAATATTCAACGCGGTGGGTCGTCCGCTTTTCGGGACCCTTACCGACAAGCTTGCCCCAAAGGGCGCTGCGATCATCAACCTGGTCCTCATGCTCGTAGTATCCGTTATGATGCTGCTGGCGGGTGAAGGCGATGTCACGCTTTACGTGATTGCGTTCTGCGGCTTCTGGCTTTCGCTGGGCGGCTGGCTCGCGATCGCGCCCACGTCCACCGCGACCTTCTTCGGCATGAAGAACTACGCGCGCAACTATGGCGTCGTCTTCTTCGCGTACGGCCTTGGCGCCATCATCGGCGGAATCATCTCCGGCCAGGCGAAGGACGCGTTCGGCTCCTACCAGGTCGCGTTCTACCCGACCGCGGCGCTCGCCGTCCTGGGACTTATCCTGACCGTTCTCTTCATCAAGACCCCTGCGAAAAAGTAGAAAGGTCACCGCATAGAATCCAAGGGGGGTGCCCCTGCACCCCCCATTTTATTTGGTGCGCCCGTGCCGGGCGCACCAAATAAAAAAGCGATTGGGTTATCCAATCGCTGTTTGTCTCGAAATAATTTCAGGCTATTTTCGTTTGGTTACAGAATTAATCATTTTCACCTTGCTGTTC is from Spirochaetota bacterium and encodes:
- a CDS encoding lipoate--protein ligase family protein is translated as MPRLMAGIVKAPGEKLVRVRFILDAGRVTAIKISGDFFIHPEDAVESLENSLNNT
- the lipA gene encoding lipoyl synthase, whose protein sequence is MGKVGRSIPPEYAISIPGGEEYTRIKRVIKEENLHTVCMEARCPNIGDCMCRGTATFLIMGPTCTRNCRYCAVSTGAPAPPDPDEPLRVARAIEKMKLTYAVITSVTRDDLADGGAGIFARTVSAVRERSPGCRVEVLIPDFMGSGADALDTVMRSRPDVINHNIEVVRPLFGELRPQGDYRHSLRLIERVAKSGIPAKSGLMVGFGESRLDVFDTMRDLRSAGCAMITAGQYLRSRREGYPVGRYYTAAEFDDIRAMAQSLGFESVQCGPLVRSSYHAGEMAECRA
- a CDS encoding glycine dehydrogenase subunit 2 codes for the protein MATIFEKSAPGRNSFKISVPDIPGGDPIPGELLGEDPRLPDVSEIDVVRHYTALSKMNFSVDGGMYPLGSCTMKYNPKINERLAMRDGFTMLHPLAPPEMAQGALRLMHDLAGYLCAITGMNRFTLQQAAGAHGELTGVMVIKKHFQTRGERRDVILIPDSAHGTNPASVAMCGFKVKEVPSTPEGDVDIEALKGVLDERVAAMMLTSPNTLGLFDRNIHVIADMLHARGALFYCDGANLNAIMGRARVADMGFDLMHVNLHKTFSTPHGGGGPGSGPLGVVASLEQFLPVPVVEKRGDRYVLDSERPLTIGRIHSFYGNFLILVRAFVYIRMLGAQGVKGLSDQAVLNANYLMALLKKDYHLPVDRICKHEFVLSDKGMPNGVTTNDIAKRILDYGFHSPTVYFPLLIPGAIMIEPTESECKETLDDFAVAMKAIKEEAERDPEKVKTAPHTTPIRRVDAVLAARKPVLAWEK
- a CDS encoding ammonia-forming cytochrome c nitrite reductase subunit c552, which translates into the protein MNLDWIKTINRKYLIYGGAACVVFLFSFVILFDGCAPSKPYPVLVGGIPDNEMRPEKWGEVYPLEYKSWLKTKEPREKARSRYKRGWDTDKIVWDKLSEFPFMALLFNGFGFGIEYNEPRGHYYMMIDQREIDQSRTKAGGACLACKSPYANKFYEEMGKELFKLSYADAVAKIPKEHQDMGVSCIDCHDNRNMDLKVGRWTVKGGLKALGKDEFARQEMRSVVCAQCHVTYFIPKDDKGVSSDVVFPWAGSTWGNISVENIIKVLLSSPANREWKQATTGFKLPFIRHPEFEFFTMQSTHFKAGLACADCHMPYRREGGFKISDHNIMSPIKDDLRACANCHPQSKDRLRDSVFAIQDRIVSLLNRAGYAAAGTAKLFEMVHAQQAAGKAIDQALYAKAKEFYEEALLRGIFIGAENSIGFHNPTEAGRILGDAIAFSMRAEALLREALMQAGVQVPEVVQLELPKYLNNRGSKHLNFQPGHEIKDPYGTSDRLQPAISKGI
- the nrfH gene encoding cytochrome c nitrite reductase small subunit, with the translated sequence MNLADRKTRIYLGGTLFAVLLVAAALPAVMKKTSTTEYCASCHVMLPRYEDWFYTGKHTMIRCVDCHLPNDSFLNHYVWKGLDGMKDVVYFYTGIVPEMIHITVHGKKTIQANCVRCHEEMVSRINADAMRCWDCHRSFYHNRINEF
- a CDS encoding cupin domain-containing protein; its protein translation is MESHEFTREGLAVRELVNYQDGSVVSKTIINKQSGTLTLFAFDKGEKLSEHTAPFDAVVHVLDGSAKITIEGTPYTVREGEFILMPAGKPHALEAVAPFKMMLIMIKGS
- a CDS encoding DUF438 domain-containing protein codes for the protein MGENTQESKQRRETLKGLIRKLHAGHGAEDVREELVRVLGSIPYDDVVHAEQELIAEGLPREEVIKLCDVHTAALKGAIDQSGARIAPEGHPVHTFKLENNALNGELLGLEKLMEKAAGLLQGDTTTLVLEMRDRMNRLMDVDKHYRRKEYLLFPYLEKHGITAPPTVMWAKHDETRVFLKEALSALNGVGGDIVRLHRALPVLKKASDAVQDMTGKEDQILFPMSLDTLTDPEWYDIAQQSRDIGFCLVDPKESWIPANLGEATTAKESGGRFNLPTGSLSAIEVAAILDALPADVTFVDKDDTVRYFSQGKDRIFERNRAVLGRKVQHCHPPKSVHMVEKILSDFRDGKESSAAFWITMKERFIHIEYVALRDTSGGYLGTLEFTQDLTDKKSLTGEQRLLSYSEKQR
- a CDS encoding nitrous oxide-stimulated promoter family protein, which codes for MTTNAGSDEKTRKDCRVLAHFVGIYCENLHPTDEKQARIFQGTVGAQVNSLSLNLCDDCARLLAHAVSKRIICPHDPKPSCKKCATHCYLPAYRDRIRAVMKFSGMYMIRHGRVDLMFKYFS
- a CDS encoding MarR family transcriptional regulator — encoded protein: MSRDIRDADFKIVAALDKLSQVQRILLWDAAKNENLSPIQIQFIQFIQQYPAALRRVTVLAREFDLTKATVSDAVSALEAKGLVAKSRDDEDHRTVTLSLTSAGKRIAARLTGWQDALYRHIAELDAPRKEELSRMLMGLIKALFEDGVIRVARMCLACGNFRIDAYAASAKPHLCGLTGNAISDEEFSYGCAHYSVPDRAGEA
- a CDS encoding 4Fe-4S dicluster domain-containing protein; this encodes MKRSIIFIDEEKCNGCGNCVPGCPEGALQIIDGKARLVSDLFCDGLGACIGECPEGAIVIEEREAEPYNERLVMENIIRQGDNTVRAHLHHLKEHGETGYYNEAVQFLKENNYPEPSTPAAPKPVAVAAVHAHASHAGGGCPGSRTMDFRDAHAASPSPQAQVAMETELRQWPVQLHLLNPRAPFLKNADMVIAADCVPFTYPNFHQRFLKNRVLAIFCPKLDDGMDEYVEKLAEIFSTQDISSITLVHMEVPCCFGVERVVSAALAKAGKNIVIKDYTISIRGEIM
- a CDS encoding MFS transporter; amino-acid sequence: MSNENKLFGLAAEGGRWIFVILCLVMYLCLGSVYSYSVFLPEIKKMPDVTAFLGNLPFMIFLAFFSIMMFFGGRLMEKLGPKKLALIGGVIVGLGWALSYVSVQMQSIYMLILTYGVVAGSGVGLTYGAPVAIAAKWFPDKKGLAVGLMLAGFGGSALITANLAQVLIPSVGLGMTFLYFGIAFAIILVILALPLSVPVAGWKPAGWNPPAGAASSIDFDSGEMTKTSSFWGLFLCYLFGCIAGLMAIGVSKSVGNEMIKIDGATGSMLVGIFAIFNAVGRPLFGTLTDKLAPKGAAIINLVLMLVVSVMMLLAGEGDVTLYVIAFCGFWLSLGGWLAIAPTSTATFFGMKNYARNYGVVFFAYGLGAIIGGIISGQAKDAFGSYQVAFYPTAALAVLGLILTVLFIKTPAKK